One genomic segment of Pandoraea sputorum includes these proteins:
- a CDS encoding dipeptide epimerase: protein MTIPCTLSVRIERWPLATPFHISGHTVDAAEVLVVSLRSGQCRGRGEAAGVYYRSETPESMAEQIAVVRADIERGISREDLISLLPAGGARNAVDAALWSLAAQRCGMTVARLSGRARLRPLRTSLTVGVDTAEAMADAARRYVGAKTLKIKLDGNALDAERLVAIRNACPDVALAVDANQGWTQDHMHRMLPVLQQVGVDLLEQPLPVGEDACLESMSYPIRLAADESFQDLADLTDVAHRYDVVNIKLDKCGGLTRALSLVAPIRDLGLSVMVGCMPCTSLGLAPAYLLGQVCDRVDLDGPCFLAEDRAPSFQYRNGYVLGTDSLWGVDDVERIAT, encoded by the coding sequence CTCCGTTCGCATCGAACGGTGGCCGCTGGCCACGCCTTTTCACATCTCGGGTCACACGGTCGATGCGGCCGAAGTCCTCGTCGTCTCACTGAGGTCGGGACAGTGCCGTGGCCGGGGGGAAGCCGCTGGCGTCTACTACCGGAGCGAGACGCCGGAAAGCATGGCCGAACAAATTGCCGTCGTGCGTGCCGACATCGAGCGCGGCATCTCCCGCGAAGACCTCATCTCGCTGTTACCTGCCGGTGGCGCGCGAAATGCCGTCGATGCCGCGCTGTGGTCGCTGGCCGCCCAGCGGTGCGGCATGACTGTCGCGCGACTGTCCGGACGCGCACGCCTGCGTCCGCTGCGCACCTCGCTCACGGTCGGCGTCGACACAGCTGAAGCGATGGCCGATGCGGCCCGTCGCTATGTCGGCGCGAAGACGTTGAAGATCAAGCTGGACGGGAACGCGCTCGACGCAGAGCGCCTCGTTGCGATTCGCAACGCTTGCCCCGACGTCGCACTGGCCGTGGACGCCAATCAGGGCTGGACGCAAGACCACATGCACCGGATGCTGCCGGTCTTGCAGCAAGTCGGCGTCGACCTGCTCGAACAGCCCTTGCCCGTGGGCGAGGACGCATGCCTCGAATCGATGTCGTACCCGATTCGCCTCGCGGCCGACGAATCGTTTCAGGATCTGGCCGACCTCACCGATGTCGCTCACCGGTACGACGTCGTCAACATCAAGCTCGATAAATGTGGCGGTCTCACGCGCGCGCTTTCGCTCGTCGCCCCGATTCGCGATCTCGGTCTGTCGGTCATGGTCGGATGCATGCCCTGCACCTCGCTCGGCCTGGCACCGGCCTACCTCCTCGGACAGGTCTGCGACCGCGTCGATCTCGACGGCCCCTGCTTTCTGGCCGAGGATCGGGCGCCCTCGTTCCAGTACCGGAACGGCTATGTCCTCGGGACTGACAGCTTGTGGGGCGTCGACGATGTCGAGCGAATCGCAACGTGA
- a CDS encoding serine hydrolase domain-containing protein: MSAPVPFDDDALIALFGPFNRSDAPGVVVGVAIDGKVVLRRAFGMANVELGIALDARTRLRIGSTTKHMACLAALLLQEAGALDIDAPVRRYLPELTGVAGEPTLRSLMNHTSGQRCALDISLLTNGLAVPQAGYLLDIQRRQTHVNFPAGERMMYCNGGYHLVSLAIERASGQSFGSLLASEIFEPLGMSDTFCLSDDFQIRNRMAACHVKRSDGAYERGLFPSREILGEGCVVSCVDDMLRWCAHLRAEKSVGSRATWDAMFSSPTFSSGLRSDYMMGLKRTHYRGCELIHHAGGVVGGTCQMLYVPEYGVDIVLLSNGAIPAPAALSLRMLDVLLADRMRAYPLPPPAPMLASSAYAGTYRDTSGDVVYDVVERDGGMTLSGPLAPGIPTLYERDAPEGGTREFASESSGDGTFRLQWGTAIDPDDNGHLRIVHCGHPASFRRVVSQASPDVETIEELSGIYFSEEADARATLRPLGQAQPQGDGRAVMSLVMTGNAGECCYEVFEVESDLLRFSPGGPNAMLTGTLAIVRHPDTGLVEGISVNTARTRNLRFTKS, encoded by the coding sequence GTGTCAGCACCGGTACCGTTTGACGACGATGCGCTCATCGCGCTTTTTGGTCCTTTCAATCGAAGCGACGCGCCCGGCGTCGTCGTCGGTGTGGCGATCGACGGGAAGGTCGTACTGCGTCGCGCCTTCGGGATGGCGAACGTCGAACTGGGCATTGCCCTCGACGCGCGGACCCGACTGCGCATCGGTTCGACCACGAAGCACATGGCCTGCCTTGCCGCCCTGCTGCTTCAGGAGGCAGGAGCGCTCGATATAGACGCGCCCGTGCGCCGGTATTTGCCGGAACTGACTGGCGTCGCGGGTGAGCCAACGCTGCGCTCGCTCATGAACCACACCAGCGGCCAGCGCTGCGCGCTCGACATCTCGCTGCTCACGAACGGATTGGCGGTACCCCAGGCGGGCTATCTGCTGGACATTCAGCGTCGGCAGACCCATGTCAACTTCCCGGCAGGGGAGCGGATGATGTACTGCAACGGCGGATATCACCTGGTGTCGCTCGCCATCGAACGTGCCAGCGGACAATCGTTCGGGTCGTTGCTCGCATCGGAAATCTTCGAACCGCTGGGGATGAGCGACACGTTCTGCCTGTCCGACGACTTTCAGATTCGAAACCGCATGGCCGCATGCCATGTGAAACGCAGCGACGGGGCTTACGAGCGAGGTCTGTTTCCCTCGCGAGAAATACTGGGCGAAGGCTGCGTCGTATCCTGCGTGGACGACATGCTGCGATGGTGCGCCCATCTACGCGCAGAGAAGTCTGTCGGCAGTCGCGCCACGTGGGATGCGATGTTCTCGTCGCCAACCTTCTCCAGCGGACTGCGAAGCGATTACATGATGGGTCTGAAGCGTACTCACTATCGCGGGTGTGAGCTGATTCACCATGCGGGGGGTGTCGTAGGAGGGACGTGTCAGATGTTGTACGTGCCCGAGTATGGTGTCGACATCGTGTTGTTGAGTAACGGCGCCATCCCGGCACCTGCCGCACTTTCGCTGCGCATGCTCGACGTACTGCTGGCGGACCGGATGCGGGCGTACCCCTTGCCTCCCCCCGCGCCAATGCTCGCCTCTTCTGCTTACGCCGGCACCTATCGTGACACTAGCGGAGATGTCGTCTACGACGTCGTCGAGCGCGATGGCGGCATGACGCTTAGCGGGCCGCTGGCACCAGGTATCCCCACGCTCTATGAACGCGATGCGCCGGAAGGCGGCACACGCGAATTTGCGTCGGAGTCGAGTGGCGACGGAACATTCCGGTTGCAATGGGGAACCGCCATCGATCCGGATGACAACGGACATTTGCGCATTGTGCATTGCGGTCACCCGGCATCCTTTCGCCGTGTGGTGTCGCAGGCGTCGCCAGACGTCGAAACGATCGAAGAACTGAGCGGCATCTATTTCAGCGAAGAAGCGGACGCTCGCGCCACGTTGCGACCGCTCGGGCAGGCACAGCCTCAGGGTGACGGCCGCGCCGTCATGTCGCTGGTGATGACGGGCAACGCAGGGGAATGCTGCTACGAGGTCTTTGAGGTCGAAAGCGATCTGCTTCGCTTTTCACCGGGCGGTCCGAACGCAATGCTCACAGGAACGCTGGCTATCGTCAGGCACCCGGACACCGGGCTTGTGGAGGGAATTTCCGTCAACACCGCCCGGACCCGAAACCTTCGGTTTACAAAGTCCTGA
- a CDS encoding serine hydrolase domain-containing protein, whose amino-acid sequence MTLQQQDLHARLDAHLARFNRSDAPGLVVGVARDGRALYRKGFGMTSLEHGVANTPATRMRIGSTSKHFACLAALLLAEEGKLDIDAGIRTYLPEVPVPAGEPTLRQLMTHTSGYRCYLDLSVITQGVSPIGRGMPLEIELRQQDVNFPPGERMMYCNGGYHLLSQIIARVGGMPFEQFLDERIFRVMGMSDTESVSDDLRIRPRMATQHVPDGEGGYLRGLFPSFDVLGEGGIVSTIDDMLRWAAHLRHPSRLGSAETWREMLTMPTYSSGETGIYALGLMRTKYRNVETVHHAGGVFGGTCQMLTVPSHALDIVLMSNGAPIDPAALATEIVDIVLGDDVLGPPRQMAEPMSENPGLLGQYLSADPVQLVEIVERDGGLYAATNNAMHPAQALIADERGYRIEDGAGARIRVIPHERAASGDVPAIDFIENGHVVTLRRYEGAPSAEVLQKEGVCGRYFSHDADAHALISKEDGVLVLSIRGATGGARYHLNALTRDVWTFGPADASALSAGVVLVERGEDKATRFSLYTSRTRGLAFSRIG is encoded by the coding sequence ATGACTTTGCAACAACAAGATCTGCACGCCCGCCTTGACGCGCATCTCGCCCGATTCAACCGAAGCGATGCGCCGGGGCTCGTCGTCGGCGTCGCTCGCGACGGGCGCGCGCTCTATCGCAAGGGGTTCGGCATGACGAGCCTCGAACACGGTGTGGCCAATACACCGGCCACCCGCATGCGAATCGGCTCGACCAGCAAACACTTTGCCTGTCTTGCCGCGCTGCTGCTCGCGGAGGAGGGCAAGCTGGATATCGACGCGGGCATTCGCACCTATCTGCCCGAAGTCCCTGTGCCCGCAGGCGAGCCGACGCTGCGTCAACTGATGACGCACACCAGCGGTTATCGTTGCTATCTGGATTTGTCCGTCATTACGCAGGGGGTGTCGCCGATCGGGCGCGGCATGCCGCTGGAAATCGAACTGCGTCAGCAAGACGTCAATTTCCCGCCCGGCGAGCGCATGATGTATTGCAACGGCGGATACCACTTACTGTCGCAGATCATCGCGCGTGTCGGGGGCATGCCATTCGAGCAATTTCTGGACGAACGCATCTTTCGCGTGATGGGGATGAGCGATACGGAGTCCGTCAGCGACGACCTGCGCATTCGCCCGCGCATGGCTACGCAGCATGTGCCCGACGGCGAGGGGGGATATTTGCGCGGGCTGTTCCCTAGCTTCGATGTACTTGGGGAGGGCGGCATCGTCTCCACCATCGACGACATGCTGAGATGGGCCGCGCATTTGCGTCATCCGAGCCGACTGGGAAGCGCCGAAACGTGGCGCGAGATGCTGACCATGCCGACGTATTCGAGCGGCGAGACCGGCATATACGCGCTGGGCCTGATGCGCACAAAGTATCGCAACGTCGAAACCGTTCATCATGCGGGCGGCGTCTTCGGCGGCACGTGCCAGATGCTCACGGTGCCGTCGCACGCACTGGACATCGTTCTGATGAGCAACGGAGCGCCCATCGATCCCGCCGCGCTGGCGACCGAGATCGTGGATATCGTATTAGGCGACGACGTGCTTGGGCCGCCGCGACAGATGGCAGAGCCGATGTCGGAGAATCCGGGGCTTCTCGGTCAGTACCTGAGCGCCGATCCGGTTCAACTCGTGGAGATCGTAGAACGAGACGGGGGACTTTACGCGGCGACGAACAACGCGATGCACCCTGCGCAAGCGCTGATCGCAGACGAGCGTGGGTACCGTATCGAGGATGGCGCGGGCGCGCGGATACGCGTCATCCCGCACGAGCGGGCAGCGTCGGGTGACGTGCCTGCCATCGATTTCATCGAAAACGGCCACGTTGTCACGCTCCGGCGTTACGAAGGCGCGCCATCGGCCGAGGTGTTGCAGAAGGAGGGAGTCTGCGGTCGTTACTTCAGTCACGATGCCGATGCCCATGCGCTGATTTCGAAGGAAGACGGTGTTCTGGTGCTGTCCATTCGTGGTGCGACAGGTGGCGCGCGTTATCACCTCAACGCGCTCACCCGCGACGTCTGGACGTTCGGGCCCGCCGATGCGTCTGCACTCAGCGCCGGTGTAGTGCTTGTCGAGCGCGGTGAAGATAAGGCCACGCGGTTTTCGCTGTACACGTCCCGCACGCGCGGGCTGGCGTTCTCTCGGATCGGGTAA
- a CDS encoding TonB-dependent receptor, with product MHRFRLRPNGGTWLVGSLLGLASAYGHAQTVTPPGAASAVSAEAENANPSADANAVAPGAAQTVTPATAKDGATLNTVVVTATRRREPAREVPMQINVISAEELQKSGAKTMSDFLSSEPGVDLNTQGGSGSGQISMRGVTTGEQTGPTVGVYVDDVAFGGSTLFSQGATFALDMSLLDLNHIEVLRGPQGTLYGAGAMGGLLKYVTNEPDTNTFSGQASAGLSTTKHGGIGNTASAVLNIPIKNDVAAVRVSAFSQHDAGYIDAVGPQAGTRVDRGDTYGARASLLLTPTSQFTVRLSAITQNINRNAPNYVAYDNSGKPVDGDLTTSIYAPEPFHQNVQLYSLGLEYDFGWSRFNSITSYQSVKTNAPQDLSVVYVPALAALGLNLNSVVAANIASTNKVTQEFRLTSPGNRQLEWIAGLFFTRERSESDQGIVAAFANGSSANLSSLTAPSTYTEYAAYGDLTYHVTPRLALTGGMRIAHNNQNFTQTTGGLLGGLAQTISAPSSDTSKTYMLTASYGLTENSNVYVRAASGYRPGGPNAQLVSPITGLPGNGNATFQPDTLWTYEAGYKADLFDKRLSLSATVYDIEWKNIQQLGAIEGVNQVLNAGNARIKGFELASSFRPDRHWNFGVGFSYIDAKLTQGNATTGTQSGDPLPNSAKFSATLTGTYHFSLGSYASYVGIAERFVGRRHSGFSNSSGRPDYQLPGYAVTDLLAGIDFGKASLNFYLRNLFDRRALLAAGTALMPMGGPALVSVERPRTFGAVLTVPF from the coding sequence TTGCACCGATTCAGACTTCGGCCCAACGGTGGCACCTGGCTGGTCGGTTCACTGCTGGGGCTGGCATCGGCCTATGGTCATGCGCAGACCGTGACACCGCCCGGTGCCGCGTCCGCGGTCAGCGCTGAAGCGGAGAACGCCAATCCGTCAGCCGACGCGAATGCCGTGGCGCCCGGCGCGGCGCAAACCGTGACCCCGGCCACGGCAAAGGACGGCGCGACGCTCAACACCGTCGTGGTGACGGCAACGCGCCGTCGCGAACCGGCACGCGAAGTGCCGATGCAGATCAACGTCATCTCGGCCGAAGAGTTGCAAAAGAGCGGTGCGAAGACGATGTCGGATTTTCTCTCGTCGGAGCCAGGCGTCGACCTCAATACGCAGGGCGGCAGTGGTTCGGGACAGATCAGCATGCGTGGCGTGACGACCGGCGAGCAAACGGGTCCGACCGTGGGCGTCTATGTCGATGACGTCGCCTTCGGCGGGAGCACGCTGTTCTCGCAAGGCGCGACGTTCGCGCTGGACATGAGTCTGCTTGACCTGAACCACATCGAAGTGCTGCGCGGGCCGCAGGGCACGCTTTACGGCGCGGGCGCGATGGGCGGATTGCTGAAGTACGTCACCAACGAGCCGGATACGAACACGTTCTCGGGGCAGGCGAGCGCGGGGTTGTCGACGACCAAGCATGGCGGCATCGGCAATACCGCCAGCGCAGTCCTCAATATCCCCATCAAGAACGATGTGGCGGCAGTCCGCGTGTCCGCGTTCAGTCAGCACGATGCCGGTTATATCGACGCCGTTGGGCCGCAGGCGGGCACGCGGGTCGACCGGGGCGATACGTACGGCGCACGCGCCTCGCTGCTGCTGACGCCCACGAGTCAGTTCACCGTGCGCCTGAGTGCGATTACCCAGAACATCAATCGCAACGCACCGAACTACGTCGCTTACGACAACAGCGGCAAGCCTGTCGACGGCGATCTGACCACGAGCATCTATGCACCCGAGCCGTTCCATCAGAACGTGCAGCTTTACTCGCTCGGCCTGGAGTATGACTTCGGATGGTCGCGTTTCAACTCGATCACGTCGTATCAGTCGGTGAAGACGAATGCGCCGCAGGATCTGTCGGTCGTCTACGTGCCAGCGCTGGCCGCGCTGGGGTTGAATCTGAACTCGGTCGTGGCGGCGAACATCGCGTCGACGAACAAGGTGACGCAAGAGTTTCGTCTGACGTCGCCCGGCAATCGTCAACTCGAATGGATTGCGGGACTCTTCTTCACGCGTGAGCGCAGCGAATCGGATCAGGGGATTGTCGCGGCGTTTGCTAACGGATCTTCGGCAAACCTTTCCTCGCTCACGGCACCGAGTACCTACACCGAATACGCGGCGTATGGAGACCTGACGTACCACGTGACGCCGAGATTGGCGCTCACCGGCGGTATGCGGATTGCCCACAATAATCAGAACTTCACTCAGACCACCGGTGGTCTGCTGGGCGGACTGGCACAGACGATTTCCGCCCCCTCGTCGGACACCAGCAAGACCTACATGCTGACGGCGAGCTACGGTCTCACCGAGAACAGCAACGTCTACGTTCGTGCGGCCAGCGGTTATCGCCCCGGGGGGCCGAACGCGCAACTCGTCAGCCCGATCACAGGGTTACCCGGTAACGGCAACGCCACGTTCCAGCCGGACACGCTGTGGACTTACGAAGCGGGCTACAAGGCCGACCTGTTCGATAAGCGTCTGTCGCTGTCGGCCACGGTCTACGACATCGAGTGGAAGAACATTCAGCAGCTCGGCGCAATCGAGGGTGTCAATCAAGTGCTCAATGCCGGTAATGCGCGCATCAAGGGGTTCGAGCTGGCCAGCAGCTTCCGTCCCGACCGGCACTGGAATTTCGGTGTCGGCTTCTCGTACATCGACGCCAAGCTGACGCAGGGCAATGCGACGACAGGCACGCAGTCGGGTGACCCGCTGCCGAACTCGGCGAAGTTCTCCGCGACGCTGACGGGCACGTACCACTTCTCGCTCGGCTCGTACGCCTCGTACGTCGGTATTGCGGAACGCTTTGTCGGCCGTCGCCATTCGGGCTTCAGCAATAGCTCCGGTCGCCCCGATTACCAACTCCCGGGCTACGCCGTCACCGACCTGCTGGCGGGGATCGACTTCGGCAAGGCGAGCCTGAACTTCTACTTGCGCAACCTGTTCGACCGTCGCGCGTTGCTGGCCGCGGGCACTGCACTGATGCCGATGGGTGGTCCGGCGCTGGTCAGCGTGGAGCGTCCGCGCACGTTCGGTGCCGTACTGACGGTGCCGTTCTAA
- a CDS encoding ATP-binding protein: MQKPSFDSAFYRLLFVMLVMVALTQAGTAVLLYTFYSSAAFRAPPGMSTGLQLSLAATVQIVPLLFSSWIGARMLSVPFRSLAAGAAELSRNMDAPPIPEAGPIEARQAARVFNSMQAAIRRQVNDRNRFLAAVSHDLRTPLTRMRLRVRTLEGSEFNDRMIADIDEMTQLLDATLSFLRNEAVTEEFSPIDIDALMDAIAEDALESGQKVTVHGAIAPLPAQPLALKRCLTNLVANAIRYGGEARIELIDGEDEVQIDIVDRGPGIPERDLERVLEPFFRLEGSRSRDTGGTGLGLAIANDVVKRHAGSLTLLNARDGGLIARVVLPRQ, from the coding sequence ATGCAAAAGCCATCGTTCGATTCCGCGTTCTATCGACTGCTGTTCGTCATGCTCGTGATGGTGGCGTTGACGCAAGCCGGCACCGCGGTGCTGCTTTACACGTTCTATTCGTCTGCCGCCTTCAGAGCGCCTCCCGGCATGTCGACCGGGCTGCAATTGAGTCTGGCGGCCACAGTTCAGATCGTGCCGCTGCTTTTCTCATCGTGGATCGGAGCGCGCATGCTGTCGGTGCCGTTCCGGTCGCTCGCCGCTGGCGCGGCAGAGTTGTCGCGCAATATGGACGCACCGCCGATTCCCGAAGCGGGGCCCATCGAAGCGCGTCAGGCGGCGCGCGTCTTCAACTCGATGCAGGCGGCCATCCGGCGTCAGGTCAACGACCGCAATCGCTTTCTGGCGGCGGTGTCGCATGACTTACGCACGCCGCTCACACGTATGCGCCTGCGCGTACGCACGCTCGAAGGCTCGGAGTTCAACGACCGGATGATTGCCGACATCGACGAAATGACGCAGTTGCTCGATGCGACGCTCTCGTTTCTTCGTAACGAGGCGGTCACCGAAGAATTCAGCCCCATCGATATCGATGCGCTGATGGACGCCATTGCGGAAGATGCGCTGGAAAGCGGTCAGAAAGTCACGGTGCACGGCGCTATCGCGCCACTCCCCGCGCAACCGCTGGCGTTGAAGCGCTGCCTGACCAATCTGGTCGCGAATGCCATCCGCTACGGCGGCGAGGCGCGCATCGAACTGATCGACGGCGAAGACGAAGTGCAGATCGATATCGTGGATCGTGGCCCCGGCATTCCGGAGCGCGATCTCGAACGGGTGCTGGAGCCGTTCTTCCGGCTTGAGGGGTCTCGCAGCCGGGACACCGGCGGCACCGGACTCGGGCTGGCCATCGCGAACGATGTCGTCAAACGTCACGCGGGTTCGCTGACGTTGCTCAATGCGCGAGATGGCGGGCTGATCGCCCGTGTGGTGCTACCGAGGCAATAG
- a CDS encoding M81 family metallopeptidase yields MKIFAANLSTETNTFAPCPTGWGGFQENGIYRGDASIRASDSVGYMMAELRRLAEADGHELAEGLSAEAQPSGPVIREVYETLRDEIVAGVRAALPLDAVVLTLHGAMVAQNHDDCEGDLLACIREVVGPDVPIAATLDPHCHFTELMQYAANILIAYKEYPHTDGIERLHEVYRLVTQTAERKVSPVTAVHDCRMVGAWHTTTEPMAGFVRRMKSFEGHDGILSVSLGHGFPWGDVPEAGAKLWVVADGDPQRAAALAHQLGNEFWALRHEVQPKWLDLDHGLDAALAVGTGPVVVADVADNPGGGAPGDSTFILRRIVERDIPNVALGCFWDLGAIQICADAGVGATLDLRIGGKCGTASGDPIDLRVTIRAVHDTHSQSIRGMSIPLGRSVWVEGPNGLDIVLVSIRTQVIGVDAFTGLGIAMDAKRLVIVKSTQHFQAEFAPRAKAVVHLAAPGALTPDFAALPYRHRSLNYWPRVENPFV; encoded by the coding sequence ATGAAGATCTTCGCGGCAAACCTTTCCACCGAAACGAACACATTCGCGCCGTGCCCCACGGGATGGGGTGGATTTCAGGAGAACGGGATCTACCGGGGCGACGCCAGCATCCGTGCGTCCGATAGCGTGGGCTACATGATGGCCGAGCTTCGTCGTCTCGCCGAAGCGGACGGTCACGAACTGGCCGAAGGCCTGAGTGCCGAGGCACAGCCGTCTGGCCCGGTGATTCGCGAAGTGTATGAAACATTGCGCGACGAAATCGTCGCCGGTGTGCGCGCCGCCCTGCCGCTGGACGCCGTCGTCCTCACGCTGCACGGCGCGATGGTTGCGCAAAACCACGACGACTGCGAAGGCGATCTCCTCGCTTGCATTCGCGAAGTGGTCGGCCCGGATGTGCCCATTGCCGCGACGCTCGATCCGCACTGCCACTTCACCGAGCTGATGCAGTACGCGGCCAATATTCTCATCGCCTACAAAGAGTATCCGCACACCGACGGCATCGAGCGACTGCATGAAGTCTATCGACTCGTGACGCAGACGGCCGAACGAAAAGTCTCGCCGGTCACTGCCGTGCACGATTGCCGGATGGTCGGCGCATGGCACACCACGACGGAACCGATGGCCGGCTTCGTTCGCCGGATGAAGTCGTTCGAGGGGCATGACGGCATTTTGTCCGTCTCGTTGGGTCACGGCTTTCCGTGGGGCGATGTGCCCGAAGCCGGTGCGAAGCTCTGGGTCGTTGCGGATGGCGACCCGCAGCGCGCCGCCGCACTCGCACATCAGTTGGGCAACGAGTTCTGGGCGTTGCGCCACGAAGTCCAGCCCAAATGGCTCGATCTCGATCATGGCCTCGACGCGGCACTCGCCGTCGGCACCGGTCCGGTGGTCGTAGCGGATGTGGCGGACAACCCGGGCGGGGGTGCGCCGGGTGACAGCACCTTCATCCTTCGACGGATTGTCGAGCGGGACATCCCCAACGTCGCACTGGGTTGCTTCTGGGATCTGGGGGCCATTCAGATCTGTGCGGACGCCGGTGTCGGAGCCACGCTCGATCTTCGGATCGGCGGGAAGTGCGGCACCGCCTCAGGCGACCCCATCGATCTACGGGTCACGATACGCGCTGTGCACGATACGCACTCGCAGAGTATTCGCGGCATGTCGATTCCTCTCGGCCGCTCGGTCTGGGTCGAAGGGCCGAACGGTCTGGACATCGTGCTCGTTTCCATACGAACACAAGTCATTGGGGTCGACGCGTTCACCGGTCTCGGCATTGCGATGGACGCCAAGCGTCTGGTGATCGTGAAATCGACACAGCACTTCCAGGCGGAATTTGCGCCGCGCGCGAAGGCCGTTGTGCATCTTGCGGCACCGGGCGCACTGACGCCTGACTTCGCAGCACTTCCCTATCGCCACCGCAGCCTCAACTACTGGCCTCGCGTTGAGAATCCCTTTGTTTGA
- a CDS encoding NAD(P)/FAD-dependent oxidoreductase, with protein sequence MTVDVLVLGAGIVGTSTAIHLQRRGLNTVLVDRAAPGRETSYGNAGLIQREGVYPYAFARDIGTLLRYARNRSTDVRYHLAALPGIAPFLARYWHHSAAQRHVQIARHYSTLIEHCLTEHNALIERAGARDLLREGGWLKIFHTAGAFDAAYREAGRWRSEYEVPFEPLDAAQLQRDEPSLATTLAGAIRYTASGSIRDPGELVSRYAQHFTSLGGRIVRGDATTLKPHWRVQTEDGEIEGRHAVVAMGPWSDTVTKALGYRLPLVAKRGYHRHFRPENGATLNQTVLDAERGFVMAPMNQGIRLTTGVELALRDAPRTPVQLAAVEPLARRVFPLGTPVEAQPWMGSRPCTPDMLPIIGPALRHRDLWFAFGHAHHGLTLGPVTGRLIAEMISGERTLVDPTPFRADRF encoded by the coding sequence ATGACGGTCGACGTGCTTGTGCTCGGTGCTGGTATTGTCGGCACCTCCACCGCGATCCATCTTCAGCGTCGGGGGCTGAACACGGTCCTCGTCGACCGTGCCGCGCCCGGACGCGAGACGTCCTACGGGAACGCCGGACTGATACAGCGCGAAGGCGTGTATCCGTACGCGTTCGCCAGAGACATCGGAACGCTGCTTCGTTATGCGCGTAATCGGTCGACGGACGTGCGCTATCACCTGGCGGCACTGCCGGGCATCGCGCCATTTCTCGCGCGCTACTGGCACCACTCCGCAGCGCAGCGTCACGTGCAGATCGCCCGCCATTACAGCACCCTCATCGAGCATTGTCTGACGGAGCACAACGCCCTGATCGAACGCGCGGGCGCGCGGGATCTGCTGCGCGAAGGCGGCTGGCTGAAGATCTTCCACACGGCAGGCGCGTTCGACGCAGCGTACCGCGAAGCCGGGCGCTGGCGAAGCGAGTACGAAGTACCGTTCGAGCCGCTAGACGCCGCGCAGCTTCAGCGCGACGAACCGTCGCTCGCGACAACGCTGGCAGGCGCGATTCGCTACACGGCCTCCGGCTCGATACGCGATCCAGGCGAACTGGTGAGTCGCTATGCGCAACACTTCACGTCGCTCGGAGGACGCATCGTTCGGGGAGACGCCACCACATTGAAGCCTCACTGGCGCGTGCAAACCGAAGACGGCGAGATCGAAGGTCGGCATGCGGTCGTTGCGATGGGGCCATGGTCCGACACCGTCACGAAAGCGCTGGGCTACCGGCTGCCGTTAGTCGCCAAGCGCGGCTATCACCGGCATTTCCGCCCCGAGAACGGTGCAACGTTGAACCAAACGGTCCTGGATGCGGAGCGCGGCTTTGTGATGGCACCAATGAATCAGGGCATCCGTCTGACGACTGGCGTTGAACTTGCGTTGCGTGACGCCCCTCGCACGCCGGTTCAACTCGCGGCAGTGGAGCCGTTGGCCAGACGCGTGTTCCCGCTCGGCACGCCGGTCGAAGCGCAACCGTGGATGGGCAGTCGTCCTTGCACGCCCGATATGTTGCCGATCATCGGCCCGGCGCTGCGGCATCGCGATCTTTGGTTCGCGTTCGGTCACGCGCATCACGGGCTGACGCTCGGACCGGTGACGGGCCGTCTGATCGCAGAGATGATTTCGGGTGAGCGGACGCTGGTTGACCCGACGCCGTTTCGAGCCGACAGGTTCTGA
- a CDS encoding RidA family protein has protein sequence MKKDITRMQTNGRMSQVVVANGVVYLAGQVPDTAGATITDQTIEVLKHIDALLAEAGIEKTRLLTANIWLSDARHFDEFNRVWDVWVPDGHAPTRACVQSLLMRAGFDVEVSVTALA, from the coding sequence ATGAAGAAAGACATCACGCGCATGCAAACCAACGGCCGCATGAGTCAGGTGGTCGTGGCTAACGGGGTTGTATATCTTGCGGGTCAGGTACCGGACACTGCGGGCGCGACGATTACCGATCAGACCATCGAAGTGCTCAAACACATCGACGCGCTGCTGGCCGAGGCGGGGATCGAAAAGACGCGTCTGCTCACTGCGAACATCTGGCTGTCCGACGCACGTCATTTCGACGAATTCAATCGCGTGTGGGACGTCTGGGTGCCGGATGGGCACGCCCCCACGCGTGCGTGTGTTCAATCGCTGCTGATGCGCGCTGGTTTCGACGTGGAAGTTTCCGTCACGGCGCTGGCATGA